The genomic window ATCCACAGCTGGGCTGCATCGCCGTGGGGATAGGCCTTTTACTGGTATGGAAGGAGATTACCGGGTCATTCCCAGCGATACTTCTGCTCAGGATTTGGTCATGACCCACATCTCGACAAACTTTGACCGGACCGGGTTTGTCCAGGACTGGAACGTGGTATTTCCTCTGGACCGCCTGCACGAGCTGGCCAGGGAACAACTCATTGGAAACGTTGCCGACTACCATTATTCGTTCATGGGCGCCACAGACCCGGAACAAATGGCCGGCCCGGCCCAAAACCTGGCCAAGCTCCTGCAGGGCGACCAAGTGGATGCCGCATTTCTGGTCCCTGTCTGACCTTTTTGTACCCGCGCCGTGGGCGCGCTGGCCCATTATCTGGAAAATAACGGCATTCCCACCACGCAGATCAGCCTCATCGCCAAGCATACAGAGATCATCAAGCCTCCCCGGGCGCTGTGGGTCCCTTTTGAGCTTGGACGCCCCCTGGGAACGCCCAACCAACCTCAGTTTCAGACAAAGGTCGCCCTGGCCGCTTTGAAACTCTTGGAGGCAGAGCAAGGCCCTGTTCTTGAGTATTTTGCGGAAGAAGCCCCGGAGAGTGACCAGGGCGAATCCGACGAATCGGTTGTCTGGGCCTGTCCCGTCAACTTTTCTCCTGATCCTGGGGACAAGAACGCGCAGGAAGAACTGGCCGATGCCCTGCACAGGGAATTGGACGAACTCAGACCTTGGTACGACCTTGGTTTGGAAAGGCATGGGCGGACGGCTTTGGCAGCTTTTACTCCAGAAGCAGCAGCCTCCCTGATTGCAGATTACCTGGTGAACGGATCTCCAAGCGCACCGCCGAAGGAGTTCACCCCCGGGGTAGCATTACGTTTGGCAGCCCAGGATTTGAGGGCATTCTACTTTGAAGCTGCCTCATCTCGGCCGGGCGCTGGCGTTCCAAACAGCCAGGCTTTCAACAGCTGGTTCTGGAATGAGACTGCAGCCGGAAAAACTTTGCAGGAAGTCAAAGAGACATGCCTGCAGTCAGCAGATAAGGTACTGCGCATGACAGCGAAAATGTTTCTTGTGCCCATGCTCCGCTAACATGAATGAAAGCCAAACAACATCGGAGGATACATGAAAGTATTAGGCGTCTCCGGATCACCGATTCCAAACAGCAATACGGACCGTGCTCTGCTCACGGCCCTGGAATCCACCGGGCTGGAGACTGAATTCGTAAAGCTCAGCGATTGCGACATTGAGCCTTGCCGGGCCTGTCTTGGCTGCGTGGACAGCAACGAATGCATCATCGGCGACGACGGCAATATCCTGGCCGAAAAAGCCAGGGAAGCCGACGGCCTGATCATTGCCGGATTTACTCCGTATTCCTCCATCGACGGCCGGTGCAAGGCGTTTATGGAACGGCTCTATCCCCTGCGCCACAAGCATGGATATATGCAGGGCAAACCAGGCGGGGCCATAGTCACCTGTGCCATTCCCGAAGACTGCCAGCATCTGCCAAAGGCCTGTGAGAACGGGGTTCAGGCCATTCAGGCCTATATGATGGAAGAAGGCATGGAGTTTTTGGGCGGAGTGAAGATCCGGGGCAACATACCGTGTCTTACCTGCGGCTTTGGAGACGAGTGCGCTACTGCCGGCCTGAAGATGATTTTCGGACCCCAGGCCACGGTGGATTCCGTAGGTCTGACCCATTTTGAGGACCAGACACAAGCCCTGCAGGAGGCCCGGGAGTTGGGCGAAAACATCCGAGCCTCTCTTGATCGGAAATCTCAGAGCTGACCAGGAGACAGCCATGATCCTGAGTATTCATTCCAGTCCCATCTGCGGCGGGAATCTGGAGAGGATGGTCCATTCTGCGGCCCAAGCCAGCGGCTTGGGATATGAAATAATCAGACTGGCCGATCTGGAGATAAAGCCCTGCCGGGGATGCGTGCGCTGCGGCCGCAGCAAACGCTGCGTTCAAAAAGACGACATGCGCACCTTGTATGACAAGCTGGAAGCCGCCCAGGGTCTGATATTCGGCGGGGTGAACTACAACGGACGATTCAATGCCATAGCCCACACCTTTTTGGAGCGCCTCTTTCCTTTGTATCACCAGGAGCCGGCCCTGCGAAATCTTCCGGTGGCAGTCATCGCAGTGGGCGGTGAAGAACCGGAACGGGCCGGGATGGACATTGTGGGTTATTTCAAGGAGACCTGGATGTGCAGCATTGTAGGCCTGGCCCTGTTCAAGTCCGACACCCCGCCCTGTTTTACCTGCGGCATGGGAACAACGTGCCGGGTCGGCATGCCCGCCCTGCACTGGCCGGGCGAAGAGTTTGCAGCCTTCACCCAGGTCAGAAAAGAGATGTTTCAACGCTTTGAGGACAATACAGACGCTGTCATGGCCTGTGAGCGTCTGGGCCACACTCTACGAACTGCTATTCAGAAAGGCTTTACCAGGCCAAGGTCAGGCGGCGGGTTTTACTTGCCGCTCTCCTGAGCCTCTTTATTGATGTTCAATCCGGCCTCTTCTGCCAACTCCATGAATTGAGGCGGAAAATCTGGCTGAAAATTCTGGTAAAAAGGAACCGGATACCGGGCGCCCAGTGCTCTGCCCGCTTTGTCCAGCCCTTCGGTGAGCAGCTGGAGCTTTTTCCCGGGCAAGGCAAAAACCAACTCGTCGTCCTGCGTCCCGGACATTAGTCTATCCCCATTGCCAGGTATAACGACTTTGGCCTCATCAGTCAGGTAAGGGGCAGCCAAGTACTCACTACATTCTGCTTTTCCAGAAAACTCGCTGGATATGGATTCCCCGGTCATATATGTCCAGGCATGGACCAAACGCATTATCTGGGCCGGGTTCCCATAGATGGCTATTGTATCCGGTACAAACAGTCCCTTGCGCAAAGGAGAGAGGAGTATGGCCTCGGCTTGCCCTTGGGACATAAAAGACATTCGGTTCACATCTATGGCCGCCCTTTCTTCGTCCTTAGACCACCCGACTCTTGCAAAAAACTTGCTGAGCAGCTTCTTGGGGTTCTCAGCAGGGGCATGACCAAAGATAAGAAGAGCAGGAACACACACGATATCTTCAGATGTGAGCCCCACAGTCCATCGGTAAGTCCGGGTCAATGTTACTGCCTGGCAGACAGTGATGCGCTTGTTGAGAGATTTTGAAGGACGACGCGTCTTTTCCGGCCACTCAGGAAGATGGTCATAGAAGGCTGCCGCCAAGGGAAGCGTCTTCAGCCTGAGTTCATCGTAAATGTATTCGGCTGCGGACTTAAGTTCATTAGAATTCATATCCAACCTCTTTTGCAAAAATGTAAGTGAAGTATCTACGACAATTCATAATTATACACATTCAAACTTATTTGACCACCCCTTCATGAAAAATGTTGACAGTGTTTTACTTATAGACCACATTTTACCCAAACAAATAAAATAACCCTAATCTGGAAGTTTTATGGACGATACCCAGACCCAAGACCTTACTCTGCGCGAGATGCTGGCCAGAGCCGGGATCACCCAAAAGAAGATCGCTGAAAAGGCCAAGGTTTCCCCGGCCGCCGTCTCCCTTGTCGTGGCGGGCAAATCCAAGTCGCAGCGGATTGAGGATATCATACGGAAGGAGACGGAAAAGGCGTTGACCGAGGGGCAGGAGGCCTAAAATCGAATCCGCGTTTCGTGGCCCAAAAAAGCCCCCCTCGGAACCCGAGGGGGGCTTTGATCATGCGAAGCCGTCCAGGGTCAGGCTTAGTTGGGCAAGGGCCGAATCCCGAACAGGAGCTTGGTCCGGGAAGTCATTGACTCAGCCATGAGCTGGGCCAGATCAAGGGCCTTGCTTGCTTCGGTATTCGTATAATAAGTGAGATACTGCTTGGCCAGATCCGTTTTCCCGTTTTCGATCAAGTTCAGGGCAATAGACTCGATTTCATCCTGGCGGTCGAACAGTTGCCCCTCAAAGGACCGGAAGGCTTCCGAAAGCTCCGGGTAAAACGCATCGTAGTGTTCGTCCACAAGCATAAACAGCCTGTCGAACGTCCTGT from Desulfovermiculus halophilus DSM 18834 includes these protein-coding regions:
- a CDS encoding DUF169 domain-containing protein; the encoded protein is MNSNELKSAAEYIYDELRLKTLPLAAAFYDHLPEWPEKTRRPSKSLNKRITVCQAVTLTRTYRWTVGLTSEDIVCVPALLIFGHAPAENPKKLLSKFFARVGWSKDEERAAIDVNRMSFMSQGQAEAILLSPLRKGLFVPDTIAIYGNPAQIMRLVHAWTYMTGESISSEFSGKAECSEYLAAPYLTDEAKVVIPGNGDRLMSGTQDDELVFALPGKKLQLLTEGLDKAGRALGARYPVPFYQNFQPDFPPQFMELAEEAGLNINKEAQESGK
- a CDS encoding helix-turn-helix domain-containing protein: MDDTQTQDLTLREMLARAGITQKKIAEKAKVSPAAVSLVVAGKSKSQRIEDIIRKETEKALTEGQEA
- a CDS encoding flavodoxin family protein, with translation MKVLGVSGSPIPNSNTDRALLTALESTGLETEFVKLSDCDIEPCRACLGCVDSNECIIGDDGNILAEKAREADGLIIAGFTPYSSIDGRCKAFMERLYPLRHKHGYMQGKPGGAIVTCAIPEDCQHLPKACENGVQAIQAYMMEEGMEFLGGVKIRGNIPCLTCGFGDECATAGLKMIFGPQATVDSVGLTHFEDQTQALQEARELGENIRASLDRKSQS
- a CDS encoding flavodoxin family protein — protein: MILSIHSSPICGGNLERMVHSAAQASGLGYEIIRLADLEIKPCRGCVRCGRSKRCVQKDDMRTLYDKLEAAQGLIFGGVNYNGRFNAIAHTFLERLFPLYHQEPALRNLPVAVIAVGGEEPERAGMDIVGYFKETWMCSIVGLALFKSDTPPCFTCGMGTTCRVGMPALHWPGEEFAAFTQVRKEMFQRFEDNTDAVMACERLGHTLRTAIQKGFTRPRSGGGFYLPLS
- a CDS encoding glycine/sarcosine/betaine reductase selenoprotein B family protein, giving the protein MARLDCMPEPMHSHLADLPCPRFEKTPWASGPELAQRRVALVSTAGLHRRGDRPFTGMEGDYRVIPSDTSAQDLVMTHISTNFDRTGFVQDWNVVFPLDRLHELAREQLIGNVADYHYSFMGATDPEQMAGPAQNLAKLLQGDQVDAAFLVPVUPFCTRAVGALAHYLENNGIPTTQISLIAKHTEIIKPPRALWVPFELGRPLGTPNQPQFQTKVALAALKLLEAEQGPVLEYFAEEAPESDQGESDESVVWACPVNFSPDPGDKNAQEELADALHRELDELRPWYDLGLERHGRTALAAFTPEAAASLIADYLVNGSPSAPPKEFTPGVALRLAAQDLRAFYFEAASSRPGAGVPNSQAFNSWFWNETAAGKTLQEVKETCLQSADKVLRMTAKMFLVPMLR